In Desulfobotulus mexicanus, a single window of DNA contains:
- a CDS encoding UvrD-helicase domain-containing protein — MAINDIQVAISDDFFSAFARIPQKQQTKVQHFLTKFQQDPTASGINYEKLHQCRDPRIRSVRIDQTYRGIVLQPKSGNVYMLLWVDHHDRAYEWAKNRICDINPQLGAVQIYRVTEKEAPQTPEEKKDSAMFSGLRDKDLLRLGLPEKLLGEVRNLETQQDLKDFKESCPEHVYEALVWLSQGESYEDVLSIISEQGIQEKEVVDTEDFTSALDHPVSRHKFYIAATEKALLDMLHAPLENWRTFLHPSQRRLVEKSWSGAVRVLGGAGTGKTVVAMHRAKWLAENMKRESKDRILFTTFTRNLAADIQANLEKIMEAEDFARIEVVNLDKWVVDFLLEQGHGFTVDYGEKSKELWQQALEILPPELNFSMGFLREEWEEVIQPFEISDLVSYVRTERRGRGIALGRQEREGLWPVFERYMALMDQEKIREPADMMRDARFYLEKDNNFVFRHIIVDEAQDMGMQAFRLLRAMVAEGPDDLFIVGDAHQRIYSVHGALSQCGIRIVGRSTKLRINYRTTEETRRWAMSLMKDVFVDDLDEGEDLEDGYISLIHGTEPHLLAAENLDDECDAIEAHLKMINTNDGALNACCVVLRTHRLLQLYSSELEKRGLVLYPLLPSRPDDRNEPGVRIGTMHRVKGLEFDHMLICGMNEDAMPLMSHAMKSEDPEIRKKAEMRDRALLFMAVTRAKKSVFLSGNGKISPWLNESRA, encoded by the coding sequence ATGGCCATAAATGACATTCAGGTTGCCATCTCCGATGATTTTTTTTCCGCATTTGCCCGTATCCCGCAGAAGCAGCAGACCAAGGTGCAGCATTTTTTAACCAAATTCCAGCAGGACCCTACGGCAAGTGGCATCAATTATGAAAAGCTTCATCAGTGCAGAGATCCCCGCATCCGATCCGTGCGCATCGACCAGACCTACCGGGGGATTGTGCTGCAGCCCAAATCAGGCAATGTGTATATGCTTTTATGGGTGGATCACCACGACAGGGCCTATGAATGGGCAAAAAACCGCATCTGCGATATCAATCCGCAATTAGGGGCCGTACAGATTTACAGGGTAACGGAAAAAGAAGCGCCCCAGACACCGGAAGAAAAAAAAGATTCTGCCATGTTTTCAGGCCTTAGGGACAAAGACCTTTTGCGGCTGGGGCTTCCTGAAAAACTACTCGGTGAAGTGCGAAACCTTGAGACGCAGCAGGATCTGAAGGATTTTAAGGAAAGCTGCCCGGAGCATGTGTATGAAGCCCTTGTCTGGCTGAGTCAGGGTGAAAGCTATGAGGATGTTCTTTCCATAATTTCTGAGCAGGGTATTCAGGAAAAAGAAGTTGTAGATACGGAAGATTTTACCAGCGCTTTGGATCATCCTGTTTCACGCCACAAATTCTATATTGCTGCTACGGAAAAAGCCCTCCTCGATATGCTCCATGCCCCCCTTGAAAACTGGCGCACCTTTCTTCATCCAAGCCAGCGCAGGCTTGTGGAAAAAAGCTGGAGCGGAGCCGTGCGGGTTTTGGGAGGAGCCGGAACAGGCAAAACCGTTGTGGCCATGCACAGGGCCAAATGGCTTGCGGAAAACATGAAAAGAGAAAGCAAAGACAGGATTCTTTTCACCACCTTTACAAGAAACCTTGCGGCAGACATTCAGGCAAACCTTGAAAAAATCATGGAAGCCGAAGATTTTGCCCGGATTGAGGTTGTTAATCTGGACAAATGGGTGGTGGATTTTCTTTTGGAACAGGGTCATGGTTTTACCGTTGATTATGGCGAAAAATCCAAAGAACTCTGGCAGCAGGCTCTGGAAATTCTTCCCCCTGAATTGAATTTTTCCATGGGTTTTTTAAGGGAAGAGTGGGAAGAGGTGATTCAGCCCTTTGAAATTTCTGACCTTGTTTCCTATGTCCGGACAGAACGCCGGGGCCGGGGAATTGCCTTGGGCAGGCAGGAGAGGGAAGGGCTCTGGCCTGTGTTTGAACGCTACATGGCGCTGATGGATCAGGAAAAAATAAGGGAACCCGCAGATATGATGCGGGATGCAAGATTTTATCTGGAAAAGGATAACAATTTCGTATTCAGGCACATTATTGTGGATGAGGCCCAGGACATGGGCATGCAGGCCTTCAGGCTTTTACGGGCCATGGTTGCGGAAGGCCCTGACGATCTTTTTATAGTGGGCGATGCCCATCAGAGAATCTACAGTGTTCATGGGGCACTGAGTCAGTGCGGTATCCGCATTGTGGGGCGCAGCACCAAACTTCGCATCAACTACAGGACCACGGAAGAAACAAGACGATGGGCCATGTCCTTAATGAAGGATGTCTTTGTGGACGATCTGGACGAAGGCGAGGATTTGGAAGATGGCTATATTTCCCTGATTCACGGAACAGAGCCGCACTTACTGGCCGCAGAAAATCTTGATGATGAGTGCGATGCCATAGAAGCACATCTGAAGATGATAAATACAAATGATGGTGCCCTCAATGCCTGCTGTGTGGTGCTTCGGACGCACAGGTTATTGCAACTGTATTCAAGTGAACTTGAAAAGCGGGGGCTGGTACTTTATCCCTTGCTCCCCTCCCGCCCCGATGACAGGAATGAGCCGGGTGTGCGCATCGGCACCATGCACAGAGTTAAAGGCCTTGAGTTTGATCATATGCTGATCTGCGGTATGAACGAAGATGCCATGCCCCTGATGAGCCATGCCATGAAATCCGAAGATCCTGAGATTCGGAAAAAAGCGGAAATGAGGGACAGGGCACTTCTTTTTATGGCCGTCACACGGGCTAAAAAATCCGTTTTCCTTTCAGGAAACGGCAAGATCAGCCCCTGGCTTAATGAGAGCCGGGCATAG